In Antennarius striatus isolate MH-2024 chromosome 10, ASM4005453v1, whole genome shotgun sequence, one DNA window encodes the following:
- the apln gene encoding apelin codes for MNVKILTLVIVLLVSLLCSASAGPMASTEHGREVEEVAPVRKMVQQNPVRGGQSHRPSGWKRRRPRPRLSHKGPMPF; via the exons ATGAATGTGAAGATCCTGACGCTGGTGATTGTGCTCttggtgtctctgctgtgttcTGCCAGTGCTG GTCCCATGGCCTCCACGGAGCATGGCAGAGAAGTGGAAGAGGTGGCTCCGGTGAGAAAAATGGTCCAGCAAAACCCTGTAAGGGGCGGTCAGAGCCACAGACCATCCGGCTGGAAGAGGAGACGCCCACGGCCACGTCTTTCCCACAAGGGGCCCATGCCGTTCTAG